ATTTGGATTCTCAGACTTTGTTGTTTTTTTGGAAATGATGCGAAAGGCGTTAGCGTTAGTAAGAAGGCGATGATACAAAAAAAGCAGCCCCATATACAGCGATATTAAATGAAAATACGCCACATGCGATACCAATTCCTAAAGCTGAAAATATGAATATCATATTTCTCGGTTGTGTCAAATTGGTCCGAAACCTTATGATGGACATGATTCCCAACATACCAAGTCCTCTGCCAATATTATCTCCAATAGCGATGGTAACAATGGTCGCAATA
The genomic region above belongs to Saprospiraceae bacterium and contains:
- a CDS encoding DUF4956 domain-containing protein — its product is MIDFSLYSLNTDNPSPLSVIYALTASFILACLISFTFDKTSKHLQAPGHFIQSMILGAIIATIVTIAIGDNIGRGLGMLGIMSIIRFRTNLTQPRNMIFIFSALGIGIACGVFSFNIAVYGAAFFVSSPSY